The nucleotide sequence TGATCCTGTTGCCGCTCGCGATCATCGCGTTTGGCGCGTATCAGGTGTATGCGTTGCGTGCGGCCGGCATCCCTCCGGAAACGGCGGCCGCCGCGGCCGGCAGCTATCTGCTCGCCGGCATGGCCGTGTTCTACCTGATGATTCCGGTGATCGGCGCACTGATCCAGGCGCGCACCGCCAACCTGCTATACAACGGCGCGGCTCTCGGCCCGGTCGGTTTCGCCTCGCGTCAGCGTGCCCGTGACCTGATCTGGATCTACCTGTCGAACCTCGTGCTGATCGCACTGACGCTCGGCCTCTTCATTCCCTGGGCGAAGGTGCGCCTGGCGCGATACCGCGCCCGCAGCCTGACGGTCAACGGCCCGCACGACCTCGGCGGCTTCGTCGCCGGCCAGCACCAGAGCAGCACCGCCACTGGCTCGGAGATGGCCGACCTGCTCGACCTCAATTTCGGGCTGACGTGATCCGCTTCGCGGCGGATTACTTCGACGGCGAGACGTCGCGCGCGCACGCGGTCGAAGCCAGCGTCGACGCCGGCCACCTGCGCGTGCGCGGCGGCGCCGTCGATTTCGCGGTGTCGCTCGACCGCGTCCAGGTCGCGCCGCCCGCAGGGCAAGCGCGCAGCGTCGTGCATCTGCCCGACGCGCGCGAGCTGCATAGCGCCGACGCCGCGGCGCTGCTCGAACTCAGCCGGCTCAGTGCATCCGCCCGCCCCGAACGCTGGGCGCATCTGCTCGAAAGCCGGCTGGGCTTTGCGCTTGCCGCGCTCGTCGTCTCGATCCTCATCGTGACCGCCGGGCTGCGCTGGGGCGTGCCGGCCGTCGCGCAACTCGCCGCGCACGCGCTGCCCGGCTGGGTCGACGAGCGGATCGGCGAAGAAGCGCTGGCGCTCATGGACGAACTCAGCCTGTCACCGAGCACGCTGCCAGCCGCGCGCCAACAGGCCCTCACGCAGAAGATCGCCGACCAGTGCCGCAGGCAGACCTGTCCTTCCTACCGCTTGCTGTTCCGCGACAGCAAGCTCTTCGGCGCCAATGCCATGGCGCTTCCGGGCGGCACCGTGGTCGTGACCGATGCGCTGGTCGGGCTCGCCCGCCACGACGAAGAGCTGCTCGCGGTCGTCGCGCACGAGCTCGGCCACGTCCGGCATCGCCACGGCCTGCGCATGGCGCTGCAAAGCCTTGGCGCCGGCGCGATCCTCGTTGCCGTCACGGGCGATATCGGCAGCGTCACCGACCTCGCCGCGGGGCTGCCGAGCCTGCGGCTGCAAAGTGGCTATTCGCGCGACATGGAACGCGAGGCCGACGCCTACGCGCTGGCCTGGCTGAACACGGCCTGCATTCCGCCCACGCGTTTTGCCGCCATTCTCGGACGCATCGACGACGACGCCTCGGACACCGGCCTGCTCGACAGCCACCCCGGCACGCGCGAGCGGCTCGGACCCTTCCGCGGCCCGGGTCGGTGCCTCTGAGGCCGCAATCGCCGCGTGCTAGAATCCGTGGGTTTTGACTCCACGCCCAACGCCATGATCTCGCTCGCCCACGCCCAGACTGCCGCTCCCGCCGCCACGCCGGGAATCGCCGATTTCCTGCCGCTCATCATCATCTTCATCCTGTTCTGGTTCATGCTGATCCGCCCGCAGATGAAGCGCACGAAGGAACAGAAGAAGATGCTGTCGGAACTCGCGAAGGGCGACGAAGTCGTCACCGCGAGCGGCCAGGTCGGCAAGATCGCCAAGATCGGCGATCAATACGTGTCGCTCGAAATCGCCGACGGCGTCGTCGTCCACGTGCAGAAGCAGTCGGTCCAGACGCTGCTGCCGAAGGGCACGATCAAGGGGCTCTAAGCCGAGACGGCACGCCGTTCTCTTTCGCCACCCGCACTCGCCCGACACATGAACCGCTACCCGCTCTGGAAATACCTGCTCATCGGCGTCACGCTGGTGGTCGCATTCCTCTATACGCTGCCGAATTTCTTCGGTGAGGTGCCCGCG is from Thiobacillus denitrificans ATCC 25259 and encodes:
- a CDS encoding M48 family metallopeptidase, with amino-acid sequence MIRFAADYFDGETSRAHAVEASVDAGHLRVRGGAVDFAVSLDRVQVAPPAGQARSVVHLPDARELHSADAAALLELSRLSASARPERWAHLLESRLGFALAALVVSILIVTAGLRWGVPAVAQLAAHALPGWVDERIGEEALALMDELSLSPSTLPAARQQALTQKIADQCRRQTCPSYRLLFRDSKLFGANAMALPGGTVVVTDALVGLARHDEELLAVVAHELGHVRHRHGLRMALQSLGAGAILVAVTGDIGSVTDLAAGLPSLRLQSGYSRDMEREADAYALAWLNTACIPPTRFAAILGRIDDDASDTGLLDSHPGTRERLGPFRGPGRCL
- the yajC gene encoding preprotein translocase subunit YajC is translated as MISLAHAQTAAPAATPGIADFLPLIIIFILFWFMLIRPQMKRTKEQKKMLSELAKGDEVVTASGQVGKIAKIGDQYVSLEIADGVVVHVQKQSVQTLLPKGTIKGL